The following coding sequences are from one Triticum aestivum cultivar Chinese Spring chromosome 5A, IWGSC CS RefSeq v2.1, whole genome shotgun sequence window:
- the LOC123103346 gene encoding WD repeat and HMG-box DNA-binding protein 1 — MKGRAVKLREAHKAGSGSPAFCSVAWAPGGQHVVTASAADVAILIHDAAAVSAGGTGARGSGSAAAAATIRLHKDGVTAVALAPGSGGSLASGSIDHSVKFYSFPDGTFQSNVARFTLPIRSLAFNKKGALLAAAGDDDGIKLIATVDNTISKVLKGHKGSVTGLAFDPKNDYLASIDSFGTVIFWDLCLGSEARSLTRVAPTFGSDHSVKNTLCWSPDGHTLAVPGLRNNVVMYDRDTAEEVFTLKGEHEQPICSLCWSPNGRYLATAGLDRQVLVWDVKSRQDIERQKFDERICSMAWKPEDNAIVLIDVMGKFGVWESVVPSTMKSPTEGAPELNLPRVPLFDDEDEEEKPSTSAGFDDEIDESLGDSAPFNHKRSRRKATFDDHMNGDSEEEDMIHEMQSGKRTKGRHKDNKEGARKAMDDSATSGRLVTARMQAAFQPGSTPSHPGKRNFLAYNMLGSITTIENEGHSHVEVDFHDTGRGPRVPSMTDYFGFTMAALNESGSVFANPCKGDNNMSTLMYRPFSSWAGNSEWSMRFEGEEVKSVALGAGWVAAVTSLNFLRIFTEGGLQMHILSVSGPVVTVAGQGDQLAIVTHASDCLPSGDQVLDVKVFNITEGAQSMSGRLVLTPSSQLSWFGFSENGQLSSYDSKGILRVFSGQFGGSWLPVFSSTKARKSEDESHWVVGLDANNIFCILCKSPECYPQVMPKPVLTILELSFPLASSDLGANSLENEFMTRKLHLSQIQKKIEEIAALGLDTTAFEDEAFNTEAALDRCILRLISTCCNGDKLVRATELAKLLTLEKSMKGALTLVTRLKLPTLQEKFSSLLEERMLNDARTAGTVGVCLNPASTNHSPALHTIQPAKIVQNGGNLEEASTPNPFARRSSAAGPKKAELEQPKDVKDNTPKVSPVVTPLAKIPKKNDNSEGKAKRERDGAAEQILKGGIDQAGAKNKGSEDSNRGEPQRPLNPFAKSSSNKEQSSSLLDSIKKMKVESEKVDKTNSKKVKV; from the exons ATGAAAGGGCGCGCGGTGAAGCTGCGGGAGGCGCACAAGGCGGGCTCGGGCTCCCCGGCCTTCTGCTCCGTCGCCTGGGCCCCCGGGGGGCAGCACGTCGTCACCGCGTCCGCCGCCGACGTCGCCATCCTGatccacgacgccgccgccgtgaGCGCCGGGGGGACCGGGGCCCGGGGCTCCGGTTCAGCGGCGGCCGCCGCCACGATCCGGCTCCACAAGGACGGCGTGACGGCCGTCGCCCTCGCGCCAGGCTCCGGCGGCTCGCTGGCTTCCGGTTCCATCGACCACTCCGTCAAGTTCTACTCCTTCCCAG ACGGCACGTTCCAGAGCAACGTTGCCCGGTTCACCCTCCCGATCCGGTCACTGGCGTTCAACAAGAAGGGCGCCCTTTTggccgccgccggcgatgacgacgGCATCAAGCTGATTGCTACAGTCGACAACACGATCTCCAAGGTGCTCAAAGGTCACAAGGGCTCCGTGACCGGGCTGGCTTTTGACCCCAAAAATGATTATCTGGCATCAATCGACAGCTTTGGCACGGTCATCTTTTGGGATCTTTGTTTGGGCAGTGAGGCACGAAGCTTGACTCGTGTCGCCCCAACATTCGGTTCTGACCACTCGGTGAAGAATACCCTGTGCTGGAGTCCCGATGGACACACCCTTGCTGTTCCTGGGCTGAGGAATAATGTGGTCATGTATGACAGGGACACTGCGGAGGAGGTATTCACACTGAAAGGAGAACATGAGCAGCCAATATGCAGCCTTTGCTGGTCCCCGAATGGGAGGTACCTGGCAACTGCTGGCCTGGATAGGCAGGTGCTTGTCTGGGATGTGAAGTCAAGGCAGGACATTGAGAGGCAGAAGTTTGATGAAAGGATATGTAGCATGGCATGGAAACCGGAGGATAATGCTATAGTACTCATTGATGTAATGGGTAAATTTGGGGTTTGGGAATCAGTGGTCCCTTCGACTATGAAGTCGCCCACTGAGGGTGCGCCTGAGCTAAACCTGCCGAGGGTTCCATTGTTTGATgacgaagacgaagaagaaaaaCCAAGCACATCGGCTGGTTTTGATGATGAGATCGATGAAAGTCTTGGTGATTCAGCACCTTTCAACCACAAGCGGTCAAGGAGAAAGGCCACATTTGATGACCACATGAATGGAGATAGCGAAGAAGAGGATATGATACACGAGATGCAGTCAGGCAAGAGAACAAAAGGTAGGCACAAAGATAACAAAGAAGGTGCTAGGAAGGCAATGGATGATTCGGCAACTTCTGGAAGGTTGGTTACAGCAAGAATGCAAGCTGCCTTCCAGCCTGGGTCAACGCCATCTCATCCTGGCAAGCGAAATTTCCTTGCTTACAACATGCTTGGAAGTATTACTACCATTGAAAATGAGGGGCACTCACATGTAGAG GTTGACTTCCACGACACAGGAAGAGGCCCCAGAGTCCCTTCCATGACCGACTATTTTGGTTTCACCATGGCTGCACTGAATGAATCAGGAAGCGTGTTTGCAAATCCATGCAAGGGAGACAACAATATGAGCACTCTTATGTACCGCCCCTTCAGCAGCTGGGCTGGTAACAGTGAG TGGTCAATGAGGTTTGAGGGAGAAGAAGTGAAGTCTGTGGCTCTTGGTGCTGGATGGGTTGCTGCAGTCACAAGTTTAAATTTTTTGCGCATCTTCACCGAAGGGGGCTTGCAG ATGCATATCCTCTCAGTCAGTGGTCCAGTGGTTACTGTGGCAGGTCAGGGGGATCAGCTAGCAATTGTGACTCATGCTTCAGATTGCCTACCGTCAGGAGATCAG GTACTAGATGTTAAGGTATTCAACATAACCGAGGGGGCACAATCAATGTCCGGCCGCCTTGTCTTGACTCCATCCTCTCAACTATCTTGGTTTGGTTTCAGTGAGAATGGCCAACTTAGTTCATATGACTCCAAG GGAATACTGAGGGTCTTTTCCGGTCAGTTTGGTGGGAGCTGGCTTCCTGTGTTTAG TTCAACCAAGGCAAGAAAATCTGAAGATGAAAGCCACTGGGTGGTGGGTTTAGATGCTAATAATATATTCTGCATTCTATGCAAGTCCCCTGAATGTTATCCTCAG GTGATGCCCAAGCCTGTTCTAACTATACTTGAGCTGTCATTTCCTCTTGCGTCATCTGACCTTGGAGCCAATAGTTTGGAAAACGAGTTCATGACAAGGAAGTTGCATCTCTCACAG ATccaaaagaaaatagaagaaattGCTGCTCTGGGTCTTGACACAACTGCATTTGAAGATGAAGCATTCAATACAGAGGCTGCACTTGACCGGTGCATCCTGAGACTCATCTCTACCTGCTGCAATG GTGATAAGCTAGTCCGAGCCACTGAGCTTGCAAAGTTACTGACGTTGGAGAAATCAATGAAGGGAGCATTAACACTTGTTACACGCTTGAAACTTCCTACATTACAAGAGAAGTTCAGTTCATTACTTGAG GAGAGAATGTTAAACGATGCAAGAACTGCTGGAACAGTGGGTGTTTGCTTGAATCCGGCCAGTACAAACCACTCACCAGCGCTCCATACAATCCAACCTGCTAAAATTGTGCAAAATGGAGGTAACTTGGAGGAGGCATCCACACCGAACCCTTTTGCCCGACGAAGCAGTGCAGCTGGACCTAAGAAGGCAGAATTAGAACAACCAAAAGATGTGAAGGATAACACTCCAAAGGTTTCACCTGTGGTTACCCCTTTAGCTAAGATACCCAAGAAAAATGATAACTCAGAAGGGAAAGCAAAAAGGGAGAGGGATGGAGCAGCTGAACAGATTTTGAAAGGAGGCATTGATCAGGCTGGTGCTAAAAATAAGGGCAGTGAAGACAGCAACCGAGGAGAGCCTCAGCGGCCACTTAACCCCTTTGCAAAATCTTCATCCAACAAAGAACAGTCATCGTCCCTTTTGGATTCCATAAAAAAGATGAAGGTTGAAAGCGAGAAAGTCGataaaaccaacagcaagaaggTGAAAGTATAA